A single window of Mycosarcoma maydis chromosome 1, whole genome shotgun sequence DNA harbors:
- a CDS encoding uncharacterized protein (related to DNA polymerase mu), which produces MSTPTVDASGASTRTAIRYQDSIGSLSRSEKSVQRILSQSTRIHVLRDKLDERSVEELEASAQQLGAQLTTSAESANIVVTAIKAPKRILKWIPDGEANVVPPRTERGETGRAREEVQRVERQLGEEVLRDWRRFVVTPQWLDAVKAEARLVDPDLFAVVAIKDESKTLESKPSATSDRKRKHSPSGSPLLAPSHHASPPAVLRRKHLSSSPTPTTASSSYYDAIYPPAPCPRWQNTRYACRRPSPLHSPNQALITELELIRTERRLTGDTYSEMAYMRAISALKAFPFPIPDRILDPPEVFDPALLELRLSEVEKLKGVGKKVFSLIKQFYASENKSGERIVEAKVIARDPAVYIMNAFTELYGIGPIGAREAYNSGARSFSDVLHRGKSLATHLSVQESVRILADLRKPIGREECRSITAHIMALVRSMLADDVEVKYEICGGYRRGKESTYDVDIIIGHSEPPSRALHMRLLNEMKRKGLITHLVNVSTPASSYLDPDTTIHDKHTPPPVHIDIANIVVLPPLSDRTHLAMHRRVDLVFCPLRVYGATVLGWTGSMTFERDLRLWAKSKGFNFSFDGLTNLADESLVDTTDEKAVFDALDLQYMPPEWRNCDA; this is translated from the coding sequence ATGTCGACACCGACGGTTGACGCATCTGGTGCATCCACACGCACGGCGATCCGGTACCAAGACAGCATCGGCTCGCTTAGCCGCAGCGAAAAGTCGGTGCAGCGCATCCTCTCGCAGTCGACACGGATCCACGTTTTGCGAGATAAACTCGATGAGCGATCAGTCGAGGAGTTGGAAGCGTCGGCTCAGCAGTTGGGCGCGCAGCTGACAACAAGCGCCGAATCAGCGAATATAGTGGTGACGGCAATCAAGGCGCCTAAAAGGATATTGAAGTGGATTCCGGACGGGGAGGCGAATGTCGTACCGCCAAGGACGGAGAGAGGTGAGACGGGCAGAGCAAGGGAAGAGGTACAGAGAGTGGAAAGGCAGCTCGGGGAGGAGGTGCTGAGGGATTGGAGACGCTTTGTTGTTACACCGCAGTGGCTGGATGCGGTCAAGGCGGAAGCAAGGTTGGTGGATCCAGACCTGTTTGCAGTTGTCGCGATCAAGGATGAGTCCAAAACGCTAGAGAGCAAACCCTCTGCTACCAGCGATCGAAAGAGAAAGCACAGTCCAAGCGGTTCACCGCTGCTCGCACCATCGCACCATGCATCACCACCTGCCGTCCTCCGACGCAAGCACTTGTCGTCGTCCCCCACCCCTACAACCGCGTCCTCCTCGTACTACGATGCCATCTACCCACCCGCTCCCTGTCCACGCTGGCAAAACACGCGTTACGCCTGTCGTCGACCCTCGCCGCTCCACTCTCCCAACCAAGCACTCATCACCGaactcgagctcatccGCACCGAACGTCGACTCACCGGAGACACGTACTCAGAAATGGCGTACATGCGCGCCATCTCGGCACTCAAAGCCTTCCCCTTCCCTATTCCCGATCGCATCCTCGATCCTCCAGAAGTGTTCGACCCGGCATTGTTGGAGTTACGCCtgagcgaggtggagaAGCTCAAAGGGGTGGGAAAGAAAGTGTTTTCGCTCATCAAACAGTTTTATGCGTCCGAGAACAAGAGTGGCGAGAGGATCGTGGAGGCCAAGGTGATAGCGAGGGATCCAGCCGTGTACATCATGAACGCATTCACAGAGCTGTACGGAATTGGACCGATCGGTGCAAGGGAAGCGTACAACTCAGGAGCTAGGAGCTTCAGCGATGTGTTGCACAGAGGCAAGTCGCTGGCGACACACCTATCGGTGCAGGAGTCGGTGCGTATCCTAGCAGATCTTAGGAAGCCAATTGGAAGGGAAGAGTGTCGGTCCATCACAGCGCACATCATGGCGCTGGTCAGATCAATGTTagccgacgacgtcgaggtCAAGTACGAGATATGTGGTGGGTATAGGAGGGGAAAGGAGAGCACGTATGATGTAGACATCATCATCGGTCATAGCGAACCACCCAGTCGAGCGCTCCACATGAGGCTGCTGAACGAGATGAAACGAAAGGGACTCATCACGCACTTGGTCAACGTCAGCACACCCGCCTCCTCGTACCTAGACCCCGACACCACAATCCATGACAAACACACGCCACCACCAGTGCACATTGATATCGCTAACATCGTCGTCCTACCCCCGCTCTCGGACCGCACCCATTTAGCGATGCATCGAAGGGTCGATCTCGTGTTTTGCCCACTGCGCGTCTACGGCGCCACCGTCCTCGGTTGGACGGGAAGCATGACATTTGAACGCGACCTCCGACTCTGGGCCAAAAGCAAAGGCTTCAACTTCAGCTTTGATGGGCTCACCAATCTCGCTGACGAGTCTCTCGTAGACACCACCGACGAAAAGGCTGTCTTTGACGCGTTGGACTTGCAGTACATGCCTCCAGAATGGCGAAATTGCGACGCTTGA